A region from the Agrobacterium cucumeris genome encodes:
- a CDS encoding M48 family metallopeptidase, producing the protein MVSDIGETVSGEWHAARSSLSSAARLKLGGTVLLVLDAKDNHVRTQAEIKTVEISHRVGAIPRELHFPDGSLFETRDNDGVDRLLHAHIARRTGVVHWLEQFRPRLIGITAAAVLLAYGTYKLALPALVELAVAVTPPIVPQIMSASTMQAFDQTVFSASELPQEEQDAIRAEFARIAAHAEGSPEDYKLNFRKGGYIGPNAFALPDGTLVLTDELVELAGDDRQMITGVLAHEIGHVEYEHSLRQLYRAAGVAGLVMLIAGDVGSAMEDILTQGGGLLALSHSRDAERQADERSVVLMRKAGLDPTAIERFFALLEEKLGDKGGTSIVSTHPGTPERRKAILDYNASLDNKPAGN; encoded by the coding sequence TTGGTTTCTGATATTGGAGAAACCGTTTCGGGCGAGTGGCATGCCGCTCGCTCCAGCCTTTCCAGCGCCGCCAGGCTGAAGCTTGGCGGCACGGTCCTTCTCGTGCTCGACGCGAAGGACAACCATGTCAGAACCCAGGCCGAGATAAAAACGGTCGAGATCAGCCACCGGGTGGGCGCCATTCCCCGGGAGTTGCATTTTCCCGATGGTTCGCTGTTCGAAACACGTGACAATGACGGCGTGGACAGATTGCTGCACGCTCATATCGCCAGACGCACCGGCGTCGTGCACTGGCTGGAACAGTTCCGTCCACGATTGATCGGCATCACCGCGGCAGCCGTTCTTCTGGCCTATGGCACCTACAAGCTGGCGCTTCCCGCGCTCGTCGAACTGGCCGTCGCTGTCACGCCGCCGATCGTTCCGCAGATCATGTCGGCCAGTACCATGCAGGCCTTCGACCAGACAGTCTTCTCCGCAAGCGAACTACCACAGGAGGAGCAGGATGCCATCCGCGCGGAATTTGCCCGGATCGCCGCACATGCGGAAGGTTCGCCTGAGGACTACAAGCTGAATTTCCGCAAGGGCGGTTACATCGGCCCCAATGCCTTCGCGCTGCCGGATGGAACGCTGGTACTGACGGATGAGCTGGTGGAGCTGGCAGGTGACGACAGGCAGATGATCACCGGCGTTCTCGCGCATGAAATCGGCCATGTGGAATATGAGCACAGCCTGCGACAGCTTTATCGCGCCGCCGGTGTCGCCGGTCTCGTCATGCTGATTGCCGGTGATGTCGGTTCGGCCATGGAAGATATTCTCACCCAGGGCGGCGGTCTTCTGGCGCTATCACATTCGCGCGATGCCGAGCGGCAGGCGGACGAGCGCTCCGTGGTACTGATGCGCAAGGCTGGGCTCGACCCCACCGCCATCGAGCGCTTCTTCGCGTTGCTTGAGGAAAAGCTCGGCGACAAGGGCGGCACCAGCATCGTCTCCACCCATCCGGGAACACCAGAAAGGCGTAAAGCAATCCTCGATTACAACGCTTCACTCGATAACAAACCGGCGGGCAACTGA
- a CDS encoding YjgN family protein: MSEISVSADQRALERGSFSGNAKEYFGIWIVNILLTIVTIGIYSAWAKVRRKRYFNGNTVLAGRAFGYHATGGQIFKGRLIAFAFIVVSQLVGLIHPFLVFVPAILLMIFFPWLITRSIRFNARVTSYRNVRFDFVGTAGGAFVSILLGSLVALFSFGILAPLSSRWANRYIFSNLRYGDRPFSADPKISALYRVWIIPAIMVVIGSTVVGFFGIAAFAANSAILEDETAAMVTALASLYVGLFGAFLVYGLAGVVYRTGVRNVVISSMLLDGKHDLHSDLHRGRYLWIVISNLVVTVFTLGLMRPWAAVREARYTVERTAIRFNGDVGEVLSSMEATGAAVSAEYMDMEGFEFGF, translated from the coding sequence ATGAGTGAAATCTCAGTCAGCGCGGATCAGCGCGCGCTCGAACGTGGCTCGTTCAGTGGAAATGCCAAGGAATATTTTGGCATCTGGATCGTCAATATTCTGCTGACGATCGTCACGATCGGCATCTATTCCGCCTGGGCAAAGGTGCGCCGCAAGCGTTACTTCAATGGCAACACCGTGCTGGCCGGCCGCGCTTTCGGTTATCACGCCACCGGCGGGCAAATCTTCAAGGGTCGGCTGATTGCATTTGCATTCATCGTCGTCTCGCAGCTTGTTGGCCTCATCCATCCGTTTCTGGTCTTCGTGCCGGCGATCCTGCTGATGATCTTCTTTCCCTGGCTCATCACGCGCAGCATTCGTTTCAATGCGCGGGTGACGAGCTATCGCAATGTCCGTTTCGATTTCGTCGGCACTGCGGGAGGCGCCTTCGTCTCCATTCTGCTTGGCAGCCTCGTCGCGCTTTTCTCCTTCGGCATTCTGGCGCCACTGTCCAGCCGCTGGGCAAACCGCTACATTTTCAGCAACCTGCGTTACGGTGACCGGCCTTTCAGTGCCGACCCGAAGATCAGCGCGCTTTACCGGGTCTGGATCATTCCTGCGATCATGGTGGTGATCGGCAGCACCGTGGTCGGTTTCTTCGGCATTGCCGCCTTTGCGGCCAATAGCGCTATCCTCGAAGACGAGACGGCCGCCATGGTTACCGCGCTTGCCTCCCTCTATGTCGGCCTTTTCGGCGCATTTCTGGTTTATGGCCTCGCGGGCGTCGTTTATCGCACGGGCGTTCGCAACGTCGTTATTTCGTCCATGCTGCTGGATGGAAAGCACGACCTGCACAGCGACCTGCATCGCGGGCGCTACCTTTGGATCGTCATCTCCAACCTTGTTGTCACCGTTTTCACACTCGGCCTGATGCGGCCATGGGCAGCGGTGCGCGAGGCGCGTTATACCGTGGAACGCACGGCGATCCGCTTCAACGGCGATGTGGGCGAGGTCCTTTCTTCGATGGAAGCAACGGGTGCTGCCGTCAGCGCCGAATATATGGATATGGAAGGCTTCGAATTTGGTTTCTGA
- a CDS encoding CoA-acylating methylmalonate-semialdehyde dehydrogenase has translation MKEIGHFINGKHVQGTSGRTSNVYNPATGEVQAAVALASDAELRAAVESAKAAQPKWAATNPQRRARVFFKFVELLNRDLNELAVLLSSEHGKTVEDSKGDIIRGLEVCEFVCGIPHLQKGEFTEGAGPAIDMYSIRQPVGIGAGITPFNFPGMIPMWMFAPAIACGNAFILKPSERDPSLPIRLAELMIEAGLPAGILNVVNGDKGAVDAILTDPDIGAVSFVGSTPIARYVYGTAAMNGKRAQCFGGAKNHMIIMPDADLDQAVNALMGAGYGSAGERCMAVSVAVPVGEETANRLVEKLIPQIESLRIGPYTDDKADMGPLVTKEAQTRVKGLIDSGVEQGAKLLVDGRDFKLQGYEDGYFVGGCLFDHVTPDMDIYKTEIFGPVLSVVRAKNYEDALELPMKHEYGNGVAIYTRDGDAARDFASRINIGMIGVNVPIPVPLAYHSFGGWKASSFGDLNQHGTDSIKFWTKTKTITSRWPSGIKSGAEFVMPTMK, from the coding sequence ATGAAGGAAATCGGTCATTTCATTAACGGCAAGCATGTGCAGGGCACCAGCGGCCGCACATCGAATGTCTATAACCCGGCGACCGGCGAAGTGCAGGCAGCCGTTGCGCTTGCGAGCGACGCCGAACTGCGCGCCGCCGTTGAAAGCGCCAAGGCGGCACAGCCGAAATGGGCTGCCACCAACCCGCAGCGCCGCGCCCGCGTCTTTTTCAAATTCGTCGAACTTCTGAACCGCGACCTCAACGAGCTGGCAGTGCTGCTTTCCAGCGAGCACGGCAAGACTGTTGAGGATTCCAAGGGTGATATCATCCGTGGCCTCGAAGTCTGCGAATTCGTCTGCGGCATTCCGCATCTGCAGAAGGGTGAGTTCACCGAGGGCGCTGGCCCGGCCATCGACATGTATTCGATCCGTCAGCCGGTCGGCATCGGTGCCGGCATCACGCCGTTCAACTTCCCCGGCATGATCCCGATGTGGATGTTTGCGCCGGCGATCGCCTGCGGCAACGCCTTCATCCTCAAGCCTTCCGAGCGCGATCCGTCGCTGCCGATCCGTCTTGCCGAACTGATGATCGAAGCCGGTCTTCCGGCCGGTATCCTCAATGTCGTCAATGGTGACAAGGGCGCTGTCGACGCCATCCTGACCGATCCCGATATCGGCGCGGTCTCCTTCGTTGGCTCGACGCCGATCGCCCGCTACGTCTACGGCACTGCCGCCATGAACGGCAAGCGCGCGCAGTGCTTCGGCGGCGCGAAGAACCACATGATCATCATGCCGGATGCCGATCTCGATCAGGCGGTGAATGCACTGATGGGTGCGGGTTACGGTTCGGCCGGCGAGCGCTGCATGGCTGTTTCCGTTGCGGTTCCGGTTGGCGAAGAAACGGCCAATCGTCTCGTGGAAAAGCTCATCCCGCAGATCGAAAGCCTGAGAATCGGCCCCTATACCGATGACAAGGCCGATATGGGCCCGCTCGTCACCAAGGAAGCCCAGACACGCGTCAAGGGTCTGATCGACAGCGGTGTTGAACAGGGCGCAAAACTGCTGGTCGATGGCCGCGATTTCAAGCTGCAGGGTTACGAGGACGGTTATTTTGTCGGCGGCTGCCTGTTCGACCACGTCACACCTGACATGGACATCTACAAGACGGAAATCTTCGGACCGGTTCTGTCGGTCGTTCGCGCCAAGAACTACGAAGATGCGCTGGAACTGCCGATGAAGCATGAGTACGGCAACGGCGTTGCGATCTACACCCGTGACGGCGATGCCGCACGCGACTTCGCAAGCCGCATCAACATCGGCATGATCGGCGTCAACGTTCCGATCCCGGTTCCGCTTGCCTACCACTCCTTCGGCGGCTGGAAGGCCTCGAGCTTCGGTGACCTTAACCAGCACGGCACGGATTCGATCAAGTTCTGGACCAAGACCAAGACGATCACCTCGCGCTGGCCGTCCGGCATCAAGTCGGGTGCCGAATTCGTCATGCCGACGATGAAATAA
- a CDS encoding putative quinol monooxygenase, translating to MASDETVVRMAEIEIDPTHLEAYRRLLAEEIEASVRLENGVLALNAVAIKGSPEKIRILEVYANQAAYEAHLQTPHFLKYKQRVAGMVTSLTLIEVEPVMMRGKP from the coding sequence ATGGCAAGCGATGAAACTGTCGTGAGGATGGCTGAAATAGAAATCGATCCGACCCATCTGGAAGCCTATCGCAGATTGCTTGCAGAGGAGATCGAGGCTTCTGTCCGTCTTGAAAATGGCGTGCTTGCATTAAATGCGGTGGCGATCAAAGGCAGCCCGGAAAAGATTCGCATCCTCGAAGTTTATGCGAACCAGGCGGCATATGAGGCGCATCTGCAAACGCCGCATTTCCTGAAATATAAACAGCGTGTGGCGGGAATGGTGACATCGCTTACTTTGATCGAAGTTGAACCCGTAATGATGCGTGGCAAGCCATGA
- a CDS encoding DMT family transporter, which translates to MIRKLSPTGLGVAVMLLGMLLFALNDAMGKWLVSTYSQGQVILIRSAAALVILVPIVWRAGLSGLVKVERPGLQAARVFFSTAELFCFYFAVASLPLADVMTYWLAAPIYVAALAPFLLGEKVGWRRWTAIAIGFVGVLIALKPSSASLTSAALFSILGSAAFAFMMLSGRQLRNTPDTVLAFWQIIGAGVAGIVAVFLTPSGWLPVQSSFDLAFLSLLGVVAMAAHVLVNRALKLADAATVAPLQYTLLLWAVIFGWAFFGDVPHISIVIGAGLIVLSGLYIFFRENTLKRRRETAEGLVEEQV; encoded by the coding sequence ATGATACGAAAGCTTTCGCCGACTGGCCTCGGCGTGGCCGTCATGCTGCTTGGAATGCTGCTTTTCGCGTTGAACGATGCCATGGGAAAATGGCTCGTATCGACCTATAGCCAGGGGCAGGTTATCCTGATCCGAAGTGCTGCGGCCCTCGTCATCCTTGTCCCCATCGTCTGGCGAGCCGGCCTTTCCGGTCTAGTGAAGGTCGAGCGGCCCGGATTGCAGGCGGCGCGTGTCTTCTTCTCCACTGCCGAGCTTTTCTGTTTCTACTTCGCGGTTGCGAGCCTGCCACTGGCAGATGTCATGACCTACTGGCTGGCAGCGCCCATTTATGTGGCGGCTCTGGCGCCGTTTCTGCTCGGAGAAAAGGTCGGCTGGCGTCGGTGGACAGCCATCGCCATCGGTTTCGTCGGCGTTCTCATCGCCTTGAAACCAAGTTCGGCAAGCCTCACTTCCGCTGCGCTGTTTTCCATTCTCGGCAGTGCTGCCTTCGCCTTCATGATGTTGTCCGGACGCCAGCTGCGCAATACGCCGGATACGGTGCTTGCCTTCTGGCAGATCATCGGTGCCGGTGTTGCGGGCATCGTTGCGGTGTTTCTGACCCCATCCGGCTGGCTGCCGGTCCAGTCCAGCTTCGATCTGGCGTTCCTCAGCCTGCTTGGCGTGGTCGCCATGGCGGCGCATGTGCTGGTCAATCGGGCTCTGAAGCTTGCCGATGCTGCGACCGTCGCGCCGCTGCAATATACGCTGCTGCTGTGGGCGGTGATCTTCGGCTGGGCATTCTTCGGGGATGTGCCGCATATCAGCATCGTCATTGGTGCGGGCCTGATTGTTCTATCCGGCCTCTATATTTTCTTCCGCGAAAATACGCTCAAGCGGCGCCGCGAAACGGCGGAAGGACTGGTCGAAGAACAGGTTTGA
- a CDS encoding C40 family peptidase, translating to MMLDRRLNVFRSDLADEKLQGVVQADRFVSGSPAQVAVPVIGLRPTPDLASGIDTELLFGETVRVFDRANGWAWVQADADGYAGYVPETAIGDVVAATHRVVAPRTFLYPAAELRKPPVAALSMGSLVRIVGEAETRGTRYLMTEKGEGIIAAHCRAVGDTLEEDYVAIALRFIETPYLWGGRSGHGIDCSGLVQLSMAMAGRRVLRDTDMQVKSLGVEIERDELRRGDLVFWKGHVGLMENEETLLHANGHTMNVARENLDAAIERIGWLYEKPTAFRRLEG from the coding sequence ATGATGCTCGACCGCCGCCTGAATGTCTTCCGCTCTGACCTCGCCGATGAAAAACTGCAAGGCGTGGTGCAGGCCGACCGCTTCGTCAGTGGTTCGCCCGCGCAAGTCGCCGTTCCCGTCATTGGCCTGCGACCGACACCAGACTTAGCCTCCGGTATCGATACGGAGCTTTTGTTTGGCGAAACTGTTCGTGTTTTCGACAGAGCGAACGGCTGGGCATGGGTGCAGGCGGATGCCGATGGTTACGCCGGTTACGTGCCGGAAACCGCTATCGGCGATGTCGTTGCCGCCACCCATCGTGTCGTCGCGCCGCGCACCTTTCTCTATCCTGCCGCTGAATTGCGCAAGCCGCCGGTCGCGGCCCTTTCCATGGGCAGCCTTGTTCGCATCGTCGGCGAGGCCGAGACGCGTGGTACCCGCTATCTCATGACTGAAAAAGGCGAGGGCATCATCGCCGCCCATTGCCGTGCAGTCGGTGATACTCTCGAAGAGGATTATGTGGCGATAGCACTGCGCTTTATCGAGACACCCTATCTGTGGGGCGGACGCTCCGGCCATGGCATCGATTGTTCCGGCCTCGTGCAGCTTTCCATGGCAATGGCGGGTCGGCGGGTTCTGCGTGATACCGATATGCAGGTAAAGTCGCTCGGCGTGGAGATAGAGCGCGACGAATTGCGCCGCGGTGACCTTGTTTTCTGGAAGGGCCATGTCGGCCTCATGGAAAACGAGGAAACGCTGCTTCACGCCAATGGGCATACGATGAATGTCGCTCGCGAAAATCTCGATGCGGCCATCGAGCGTATCGGCTGGCTTTATGAAAAGCCGACGGCTTTTCGTCGTCTGGAGGGCTGA
- a CDS encoding LysR family transcriptional regulator, with translation MNWDDVRIFLAVARSGQILAASKRLGLNHATLSRRLTLLEQALKTQLFIRRTNGCEMTEEGQRFLGAAERMETEMLNAQANLGRVDTAVAGTVRIGAPDGLGVSFLAPRLGRLTARYPDLKIQLVPVPRSFSLSQREADIAITIERPEQGRLMFSKLTDYSLGLYASADYLAEYGTPADVEALKRHRRIGYVEDLIFSPSLNFTGEIMRDWDAAFEISSATGQTEAVRSGAGIGILHNYIAGQYPELLRIMPHISIIRSYWTAYHESARQLVRVRTVVDFLQELVAEERRIFA, from the coding sequence ATGAATTGGGATGACGTCCGCATATTCCTTGCCGTTGCCCGCTCCGGGCAGATTCTCGCCGCTTCGAAACGGCTCGGTCTGAACCATGCAACGCTTTCGCGGCGATTGACGCTGCTGGAGCAGGCACTGAAGACCCAGCTTTTCATCCGCCGGACGAATGGCTGCGAAATGACCGAGGAAGGTCAGCGGTTTTTGGGTGCCGCCGAGCGCATGGAAACCGAAATGCTGAATGCCCAGGCCAATCTCGGCCGCGTCGATACGGCGGTGGCGGGAACGGTGCGCATCGGCGCGCCGGACGGTCTTGGCGTTTCCTTTCTCGCACCACGGCTCGGCCGGCTGACGGCCCGTTATCCTGATCTCAAAATCCAGCTCGTGCCGGTGCCGCGTTCCTTCTCTTTGTCGCAACGCGAGGCCGATATCGCCATCACCATCGAACGGCCGGAGCAGGGCAGGCTGATGTTCTCAAAGCTCACTGATTATTCGCTCGGGCTTTATGCCTCAGCGGACTATCTGGCCGAATATGGAACGCCGGCGGATGTCGAAGCGCTCAAGCGCCATCGTCGCATCGGTTATGTGGAGGACCTGATCTTCTCGCCCTCCCTGAACTTTACGGGCGAGATCATGCGCGACTGGGACGCCGCCTTTGAAATCTCCAGTGCCACCGGCCAGACGGAGGCGGTGCGGTCGGGGGCGGGCATCGGCATTCTGCACAATTACATCGCCGGGCAATATCCTGAACTTCTGCGGATCATGCCGCATATCAGCATCATCAGGTCTTACTGGACGGCTTATCACGAGTCCGCCCGCCAATTGGTCCGTGTCCGCACCGTAGTTGATTTTCTTCAGGAACTTGTTGCCGAAGAGCGGCGAATCTTCGCCTGA
- a CDS encoding Fe(3+) ABC transporter substrate-binding protein: MASLKSYFSAAVFSGLTILSGAPAAFAEGEVNVYSYRQPELIQPLLDAFTKETGIEANVLFLDKGLVERIQAEGVNSPADLLLTVDIARLVEAKEGGVTQPVLNDPVIEKDIPANLRDPQGEWFGLTTRGRVVYASKERVTQKDITYEELADPKWKGKICIRDGQHSYNIALIASMIAHHGVDYTRTWLTGLKNNLARKPDGTDRSQAKSIFSGECDIALGNTYYVGLMLTNDQEPEEKVWAGSVRVIFPNAGDRGTHVNISGMALTKYAPNKDNALKLMEFLASREAQEIYAKQVFEYPVLPGAEPSDVVKGFGPINPDKLPLTDIAAHRKQASELVDEVGFNDGPTN; encoded by the coding sequence ATGGCAAGCTTGAAATCGTATTTTTCCGCTGCCGTTTTTTCAGGGCTGACGATCCTTTCCGGCGCGCCCGCGGCTTTTGCGGAAGGCGAGGTGAATGTCTATTCCTATCGCCAGCCCGAGCTGATCCAGCCGCTGCTCGATGCCTTCACGAAAGAAACGGGCATAGAAGCCAACGTTCTTTTCCTCGACAAGGGGCTGGTGGAGCGCATTCAGGCCGAGGGCGTCAACTCGCCCGCCGATCTGCTGCTGACAGTTGATATCGCCCGTCTCGTTGAGGCGAAGGAAGGCGGCGTCACGCAGCCGGTTCTGAACGATCCAGTGATCGAGAAGGACATCCCCGCCAATCTGCGCGATCCGCAGGGCGAGTGGTTCGGCCTGACGACGCGCGGCCGGGTGGTCTATGCCTCGAAGGAGCGGGTAACCCAGAAGGACATTACCTATGAGGAGCTTGCCGACCCGAAATGGAAGGGCAAGATCTGCATTCGTGATGGCCAGCATTCCTACAATATTGCCCTGATCGCCTCGATGATCGCTCATCATGGCGTCGATTACACCCGCACATGGCTGACCGGTCTGAAGAACAATCTTGCCCGCAAGCCGGATGGGACCGACCGCAGCCAGGCGAAATCGATCTTTTCCGGCGAATGTGACATCGCGCTCGGCAATACCTATTATGTCGGCCTGATGCTGACCAATGACCAGGAACCGGAAGAAAAAGTGTGGGCGGGATCGGTGCGGGTGATCTTCCCCAATGCCGGCGACCGCGGCACGCATGTGAATATTTCCGGCATGGCACTGACGAAATATGCGCCCAACAAGGACAATGCGCTGAAGCTGATGGAATTCCTTGCGTCCCGCGAGGCGCAGGAAATCTACGCCAAGCAGGTCTTTGAATATCCGGTACTGCCGGGTGCCGAGCCGTCCGATGTCGTCAAGGGTTTCGGGCCCATCAATCCGGATAAGCTACCGTTGACGGATATTGCCGCTCATCGCAAGCAGGCGTCCGAACTGGTGGACGAAGTGGGTTTCAACGACGGTCCGACCAACTGA
- the rirA gene encoding iron-responsive transcriptional regulator RirA translates to MRLTKQTNYAVRMLMYCAANEGKLSRIPEIARAYGVSELFLFKILQPLNKAGLVETVRGRNGGVRLGKPAEKISLFDVVRVTEDSFAMAECFEDGAVECPLVDSCGLNSALRKALNAFFDVLAEYSIDDLVKARPQINFLLGIDTEMPKAMTLPAA, encoded by the coding sequence ATGCGTTTGACCAAACAGACCAACTATGCCGTTCGCATGTTGATGTATTGCGCTGCGAATGAAGGCAAGCTGAGCCGCATTCCGGAGATCGCCAGGGCTTACGGCGTATCTGAGCTATTCCTTTTCAAAATCCTGCAGCCGCTCAACAAGGCGGGCCTCGTAGAAACCGTGCGCGGCCGCAATGGTGGCGTGCGGCTTGGCAAGCCTGCCGAAAAGATCAGCCTGTTCGACGTGGTGCGCGTGACCGAAGACAGCTTTGCCATGGCAGAATGCTTCGAGGACGGTGCCGTGGAGTGTCCGCTTGTGGACAGCTGCGGCTTGAACTCGGCGCTGCGCAAGGCGCTCAATGCCTTCTTTGATGTTCTTGCGGAATATTCGATCGACGATCTGGTCAAGGCGCGCCCGCAGATCAACTTCCTGCTCGGGATCGATACGGAAATGCCGAAGGCCATGACCCTTCCCGCCGCCTGA
- a CDS encoding DUF475 domain-containing protein gives MSPAQKTTLSYFKWAFIVTIVGLILGGYLGWEMTGTVGGTVTIFFICVVLAVLEISLSFDNAIVNANKLKDMTPVWQHRFLTWGILIAVFGMRIVFPLLIVVVAANVGPWTAIVMAATQPERYSEIMRDAHLPIAAFGGTFLMMVGLNFFFDHEKDVHWVRWIEEKAATYSSVKGIEIAFVLVVMLVFSRIIGASDNPELGPVAANTFFHSAIWGLLTFLLVEVVGGILDRSQEMLEGAAKGGFGAFLYLEVLDASFSFDGVIGAFALTQNLFIIAIGLGIGAMYVRSMTIMLVEKGTLAEYRYLEHGAFYAILILSVIMYVQTMFHIPEVITGLGGATLIGISLWSSIRHNRQQGANAADTARGAEI, from the coding sequence ATGAGCCCCGCCCAGAAAACCACGCTTTCCTACTTCAAGTGGGCATTTATCGTCACCATCGTCGGTCTGATCCTCGGCGGTTATCTCGGCTGGGAAATGACCGGAACGGTGGGCGGCACGGTGACGATCTTCTTCATCTGCGTCGTTCTAGCGGTGCTGGAAATCTCGCTTTCCTTCGACAACGCCATCGTCAACGCCAACAAGCTCAAGGATATGACGCCGGTCTGGCAGCACCGCTTCCTGACCTGGGGTATCCTGATTGCCGTTTTCGGCATGCGTATCGTCTTCCCGCTGCTCATCGTCGTCGTTGCCGCAAATGTCGGCCCCTGGACGGCAATCGTCATGGCGGCAACGCAGCCAGAACGTTATTCGGAAATCATGCGTGACGCCCATCTGCCGATTGCGGCTTTTGGCGGCACCTTCCTGATGATGGTCGGTCTCAATTTCTTCTTCGACCATGAAAAGGACGTGCACTGGGTGCGCTGGATCGAGGAAAAAGCTGCGACCTATTCCTCCGTCAAGGGCATCGAGATCGCCTTCGTGCTTGTCGTCATGCTGGTGTTTTCCCGTATCATCGGTGCCAGTGACAACCCGGAACTCGGCCCGGTCGCTGCCAACACCTTCTTCCATTCGGCGATCTGGGGTCTTTTGACCTTCCTGCTGGTGGAAGTCGTCGGCGGTATTCTCGATCGCAGCCAGGAAATGCTGGAAGGCGCGGCCAAAGGTGGCTTCGGTGCGTTTCTTTACCTCGAAGTGCTGGATGCCAGCTTCTCCTTCGACGGCGTGATCGGTGCTTTCGCACTGACCCAGAACCTCTTCATCATCGCCATCGGCCTCGGCATCGGCGCCATGTATGTGCGCTCGATGACGATCATGCTGGTTGAGAAGGGAACGCTTGCCGAATACCGCTATCTGGAACACGGCGCATTTTACGCGATCCTTATCCTGTCGGTCATCATGTATGTGCAGACCATGTTCCATATACCGGAGGTCATCACCGGTCTTGGCGGTGCGACCCTGATCGGTATTTCGCTCTGGTCGTCGATCCGGCATAACCGGCAGCAAGGCGCCAATGCCGCTGATACGGCCCGCGGTGCAGAAATCTGA
- a CDS encoding MarR family transcriptional regulator: protein MPAELSPTEALGLWHRVAIEQVIADAPDLTLRQTAILLQIYLVPPPHTVRGLAAMLGVTKPVITRALDSLGALGLVDRVRDERDRRNVVIKRTVTGALYLEKFGDLIIDQARKI, encoded by the coding sequence GTGCCTGCAGAACTTTCGCCCACGGAAGCCTTGGGGCTCTGGCATCGCGTCGCGATCGAGCAGGTTATTGCCGACGCGCCGGATTTGACCTTGCGCCAGACGGCCATCCTGCTGCAGATTTATCTCGTGCCGCCACCGCACACCGTTCGTGGTCTCGCCGCAATGCTCGGCGTGACCAAGCCGGTCATCACCCGCGCACTCGACAGTCTGGGGGCGCTGGGGCTGGTCGACAGGGTGCGGGATGAACGGGACAGGCGCAATGTTGTGATAAAACGCACCGTCACAGGTGCGCTCTATCTGGAAAAATTCGGCGATCTGATTATTGATCAGGCGCGTAAGATCTAA